In Miniphocaeibacter halophilus, the following proteins share a genomic window:
- a CDS encoding energy-coupling factor transporter ATPase yields MQIEIKNLSYVYNEENPFSKVAIDNISLNIGDREFIGIIGHTGSGKSTLVQHLNALITPTSGKIYIDGVDTEEKSKSKIDIRKKVGLVFQYPEYQLFEETVYKDIAFGPSNIGCSEEEIEERVKWACDLVRLDYENIKDKSPFELSGGQKRRVAIAGVLAMKPQCLVLDEPTAGLDPRGRDEILDEIRYLYDTENISIILVSHSMEDVARLVNRIIVMDKGKIFMDGTPKEIFAKPDKLTSVGLDVPQVTEFMLKLKEKGLDIPTDIITIEEAYEVLSKYLKEKNYD; encoded by the coding sequence ATGCAAATAGAAATAAAAAACTTGTCATATGTGTATAATGAAGAAAATCCGTTTTCAAAAGTTGCCATTGACAATATATCTTTAAATATAGGTGATAGGGAATTTATAGGAATAATAGGTCATACGGGAAGTGGTAAATCTACTTTAGTACAACATTTAAATGCTCTTATTACCCCTACATCCGGAAAAATTTATATTGATGGTGTAGATACGGAAGAAAAGAGTAAAAGTAAAATAGATATTAGAAAAAAAGTTGGACTGGTTTTTCAATATCCGGAATATCAATTATTTGAAGAAACAGTATATAAGGATATTGCCTTTGGGCCATCAAATATTGGATGCTCTGAAGAGGAAATTGAAGAAAGAGTTAAGTGGGCTTGTGATTTAGTTAGACTGGATTATGAAAATATTAAGGATAAATCTCCCTTTGAACTATCGGGAGGACAAAAAAGAAGAGTTGCTATTGCAGGAGTTTTAGCAATGAAGCCACAGTGTTTGGTTTTAGATGAACCTACTGCCGGCTTAGACCCAAGAGGTAGAGATGAAATATTAGATGAAATAAGATATTTATATGATACTGAAAATATTTCAATTATACTAGTATCCCATAGCATGGAAGATGTAGCTAGATTAGTTAATCGAATAATTGTAATGGACAAGGGAAAAATCTTTATGGATGGAACTCCAAAAGAAATATTTGCAAAACCGGATAAGCTTACTTCTGTAGGTCTTGATGTACCTCAAGTTACTGAATTTATGCTCAAGTTAAAGGAAAAAGGATTGGATATTCCTACAGATATAATTACTATTGAGGAAGCTTATGAAGTATTATCAAAATATTTAAAGGAGAAGAACTATGATTAA
- a CDS encoding energy-coupling factor transporter ATPase encodes MEDNIIEIKDVKFNYDAEDEKDIVYALKGINMDIKRGEFIAILGHNGCGKSTLAKLINAQMIPNEGDITVNGLNTREEKNIWDIRKTCGMVFQNPDNQIVATIVEEDVAFGPENLGVPMPQLRERVDNALKTVDMLEYKMHSPALLSGGQKQRIAIAGILAMNPDCILLDEPTAMLDPNGRKEIVNTITRLNDSGKTIILITHFMEEAILADRIFVMNDGLVELEGEPKAVFSNVQKMKQLGLDVPQVTELAYELKTNGFNIESGVLNIDDLVNEICK; translated from the coding sequence ATGGAAGATAATATTATAGAAATTAAAGATGTAAAATTTAATTATGATGCCGAAGACGAAAAAGATATTGTCTATGCTTTAAAAGGCATTAATATGGATATAAAAAGAGGAGAATTTATTGCAATATTAGGTCATAATGGTTGTGGGAAATCCACTTTAGCTAAATTAATAAATGCCCAAATGATTCCCAATGAAGGGGATATTACAGTAAATGGCTTAAACACTAGGGAAGAAAAAAATATTTGGGATATAAGAAAAACATGTGGTATGGTATTCCAAAATCCTGACAACCAAATAGTAGCAACAATAGTAGAAGAGGACGTGGCTTTTGGACCGGAAAATTTAGGTGTTCCAATGCCACAGTTAAGAGAAAGAGTAGATAATGCATTAAAAACTGTAGATATGTTAGAGTATAAAATGCATTCACCTGCTCTTTTATCTGGAGGTCAAAAGCAAAGAATAGCAATAGCCGGTATATTAGCAATGAATCCGGATTGTATTCTTTTAGATGAGCCTACAGCTATGCTAGATCCTAATGGTAGAAAGGAAATAGTAAATACTATAACCAGACTTAATGATTCTGGCAAAACTATTATTTTAATAACACATTTTATGGAGGAGGCTATTCTAGCTGATAGGATTTTTGTTATGAATGATGGTTTAGTAGAATTAGAAGGTGAACCTAAAGCGGTTTTTTCAAATGTCCAAAAAATGAAACAACTAGGCTTAGATGTGCCACAAGTAACGGAATTAGCCTATGAATTAAAAACAAATGGCTTCAATATTGAAAGTGGAGTCTTAAATATCGATGATTTGGTGAATGAAATATGCAAATAG
- the rpoC gene encoding DNA-directed RNA polymerase subunit beta', protein MEEINTFDSLKIGLASPEKIRQWSYGEVKKPETINYRTLKPEKEGLFCEKIFGPTKDWECNCGKYKRIRYKGVICEKCGVEVTKSKVRRERIGHIELAAPVSHIWYFKGIPSRMGLLLDMSPRALEKILYFASYVVIDAGDTDLFNKQLLTEYEYNEACDRYTEGVDFKAGMGAEAVKELLLLVDLEKEYEELKEALGTATGQKKIRIVRRLEVVEAFRQSGNRPEWMILEAVPVIPPDLRPMVQLEGGRFATSDLNDLYRRVINRNNRLKRLLDIGAPDIIVRNEKRMLQEAVDALIDNGRRGKPVTGPGNRPLKSLSDMLKGKTGRFRQNLLGKRVDYSGRSVIVVGPNLKFYQCGLPKKMALELFKPFVMKELVQRGISHNIKNAKKMVERENEKVWDVLESVIKDHPVLLNRAPTLHRLGIQAFEPVLVEGKAIKLHPLVCTAYNADFDGDQMAVHLPLSVEAQAEARLLMMSTNNILAPKDGRPITTPSQDMVLGAYYLTSDAEESDNIRTYQDYNEMIRAHENKIISLHSKVKVRVKCSPDDRGKLVESTVGRFIFNEGIPQDLGYVNREVDKYSLEVDKLVDKKTLGDIIDRCFRKHGNIGTAIILDYIKSIGYKYSTIAAITISMGDIEVPVEKDEILNEADKEVSKYEKLLRKGLVSEDERYEFVIDIWNKATDDVTGALLKDLDPKNNLAIMANSGARGSTNQIRQLAGMRGLMSSAAGRTIEIPIRANFREGLSVQEFFISTHGSRKGLSDTALRTADSGYLTRRLVDVSQDIIVREDDCGTDRYVLAKDFTEGKEVIEDMSSRIIGRTAFEDILNLETGELVVQKNEIITEDIADKIKELGITEVKVRSVLGCKLDHGVCAKCYGRNLATGKPVNIGEAVGIIAAQSIGEPGTQLTMRTFHSGGIAGVGITQGLPRVEELFEARKPKGLAYITEIAGTVQIVDNKKRHDILVTGDDGEEKIYAIPYGARIRVKDGEYIEKGDLLTEGSVNPHDILAVKGPEGVQDYITKEVQKVYRLQGVDIDDKHIEIIIKQMLSKVKIEDSGDSEFLEGSMVSLREFEIINEKLNNEGKVPASGSRTLLGITKASLATDSFLSAASFQETTRVLTDAAIKGKEDHLLGLKENVIIGKLIPAGTGVRKYNKIDIDYEGKIEEEPGNEEDNENLSDLLQVDSKEQ, encoded by the coding sequence TTGGAAGAAATAAATACTTTTGATTCGTTAAAAATAGGTTTAGCTTCTCCGGAAAAAATTAGACAATGGTCTTATGGAGAAGTAAAAAAGCCGGAAACAATTAACTACAGAACTTTAAAACCGGAAAAAGAAGGACTATTTTGTGAAAAAATATTTGGTCCTACTAAAGACTGGGAATGTAACTGTGGAAAATATAAAAGAATAAGATATAAAGGTGTCATTTGTGAAAAATGTGGTGTTGAAGTAACTAAGTCCAAAGTTCGTAGGGAAAGAATTGGACACATTGAATTAGCTGCACCGGTTTCTCATATATGGTATTTTAAAGGGATTCCATCTAGAATGGGTTTACTTCTAGACATGAGTCCTAGAGCCTTAGAAAAAATATTATACTTTGCAAGTTATGTTGTTATAGATGCAGGAGATACTGATTTATTCAATAAACAATTATTAACAGAGTATGAGTATAATGAAGCTTGCGATAGATACACAGAGGGTGTAGACTTTAAAGCTGGTATGGGTGCTGAGGCAGTTAAAGAGTTACTACTTTTAGTAGACTTAGAAAAAGAATATGAAGAACTAAAAGAAGCTCTTGGAACTGCAACAGGACAAAAGAAAATAAGAATAGTTAGAAGATTAGAAGTAGTAGAAGCTTTTAGACAATCAGGTAATAGACCGGAATGGATGATATTAGAAGCAGTTCCTGTAATTCCACCGGATTTAAGACCAATGGTTCAATTAGAAGGTGGAAGATTTGCAACTTCTGACTTAAATGATCTTTATAGAAGAGTAATAAATAGAAACAATAGATTAAAAAGACTTCTTGATATTGGAGCACCGGACATTATTGTAAGAAATGAAAAAAGAATGTTACAAGAAGCCGTAGATGCTTTAATTGATAATGGAAGAAGAGGTAAGCCTGTTACAGGTCCAGGAAATAGACCGCTAAAGAGTTTGTCAGATATGCTTAAGGGTAAAACCGGTAGATTTAGACAAAACCTACTAGGAAAAAGGGTTGACTATTCAGGACGTTCTGTAATAGTAGTTGGACCAAATTTGAAATTCTATCAATGTGGTTTACCTAAGAAAATGGCCTTAGAATTATTTAAACCTTTTGTTATGAAGGAATTAGTTCAAAGAGGTATTTCTCATAATATAAAAAATGCTAAGAAAATGGTAGAAAGGGAAAATGAAAAAGTATGGGACGTATTAGAATCAGTTATAAAAGATCATCCTGTACTATTAAACAGAGCCCCTACTTTGCATAGACTGGGAATTCAGGCATTTGAACCGGTACTAGTTGAAGGAAAGGCTATAAAACTTCATCCATTAGTTTGTACTGCTTACAATGCAGACTTTGATGGTGACCAAATGGCTGTCCATTTACCATTATCTGTAGAAGCCCAAGCAGAAGCAAGATTATTGATGATGTCCACTAATAATATTTTAGCACCAAAAGATGGTAGACCAATAACTACTCCTTCACAAGATATGGTTTTAGGTGCATATTATTTAACATCTGATGCTGAAGAATCAGACAACATTAGAACTTACCAAGACTATAATGAAATGATAAGGGCACATGAAAACAAAATAATTTCACTACATTCCAAAGTTAAGGTCAGAGTAAAATGTTCACCGGATGATAGAGGAAAATTAGTTGAATCAACTGTTGGTAGATTTATATTCAATGAAGGAATTCCTCAAGATTTAGGATATGTAAACAGAGAAGTTGATAAATATTCTTTAGAAGTTGACAAGCTAGTTGATAAGAAAACATTAGGGGATATAATTGACAGATGTTTTAGAAAACATGGAAATATTGGTACAGCAATAATTTTGGACTATATTAAATCCATAGGATATAAATATTCAACTATAGCAGCAATAACAATATCCATGGGTGATATTGAAGTTCCAGTTGAAAAAGATGAAATATTAAATGAGGCCGATAAAGAAGTTTCTAAATATGAAAAATTATTAAGAAAAGGTCTTGTATCGGAAGATGAAAGATACGAATTTGTAATAGATATTTGGAATAAAGCAACAGACGATGTAACAGGTGCTTTATTAAAGGATTTAGATCCGAAAAATAACTTGGCTATAATGGCTAATTCTGGAGCGAGAGGTTCAACTAACCAAATTAGACAGTTGGCTGGAATGCGTGGATTAATGAGTTCTGCAGCAGGTAGAACAATAGAAATACCTATAAGAGCAAACTTTAGGGAAGGCTTATCTGTACAGGAGTTCTTTATTTCAACTCACGGCTCTAGAAAGGGATTATCGGATACGGCATTAAGAACAGCTGACTCCGGATATTTAACAAGACGTTTAGTCGATGTTTCACAGGATATAATAGTTAGAGAAGATGACTGTGGAACAGACAGATATGTACTAGCTAAAGACTTTACTGAAGGAAAAGAAGTTATAGAGGATATGTCTTCTAGAATTATTGGTAGAACAGCTTTTGAAGATATTTTAAATCTTGAAACTGGAGAACTGGTAGTACAAAAAAATGAAATCATTACAGAGGATATAGCCGATAAAATTAAGGAACTAGGTATTACAGAAGTTAAAGTAAGATCGGTATTAGGATGTAAATTAGACCACGGTGTATGTGCTAAATGTTATGGTCGTAACTTGGCTACTGGTAAACCTGTAAATATTGGAGAAGCTGTTGGAATTATTGCAGCCCAATCAATAGGTGAGCCGGGAACTCAATTAACAATGAGAACATTCCACTCCGGTGGTATTGCAGGAGTAGGAATAACTCAAGGTCTTCCTAGGGTTGAAGAGCTTTTTGAAGCAAGAAAACCTAAAGGACTTGCATATATTACTGAAATAGCAGGAACAGTGCAAATAGTAGATAATAAGAAAAGACACGACATTCTTGTTACCGGTGATGATGGCGAAGAAAAAATCTATGCTATACCATATGGAGCAAGAATAAGAGTAAAAGACGGTGAATATATTGAAAAGGGAGATCTTTTAACAGAAGGTTCAGTAAACCCACACGATATATTAGCTGTAAAAGGACCAGAAGGTGTTCAGGACTATATTACTAAGGAAGTTCAAAAGGTTTATAGACTTCAAGGTGTTGATATAGATGACAAACATATTGAAATAATAATAAAACAAATGTTGTCTAAAGTGAAAATTGAAGATTCTGGTGACTCTGAATTCTTAGAAGGAAGTATGGTTAGTCTAAGAGAATTCGAAATAATAAATGAAAAATTGAATAATGAAGGAAAAGTTCCAGCTAGTGGTTCTAGAACATTGTTAGGTATTACAAAGGCATCCTTAGCTACAGATTCATTTTTATCAGCAGCATCTTTCCAAGAAACTACAAGAGTTTTAACAGATGCGGCAATTAAAGGTAAGGAAGATCACCTTTTAGGATTAAAAGAAAATGTAATTATAGGTAAATTAATACCAGCAGGTACTGGCGTAAGAAAATATAATAAGATAGATATTGACTACGAAGGAAAAATTGAAGAAGAACCTGGAAATGAAGAAGATAATGAAAATTTATCAGATTTATTACAAGTAGATTCAAAGGAACAGTAA
- a CDS encoding TIGR01440 family protein, giving the protein MLKIKSQIEKSFESLKEQCNFEEGNILVVGCSSSEIIGSKIGTNSSYEVGETVAKTLLDLCEKNNIYLAAQCCEHLNRALVVEKEVAEKFGFEIVTVVPKPKAGGSFATAVYSLFKEPVVVEYIKADYGMDIGLTMIGMHMKHVCIPLRLNPNTIGETIVTGAKIRPKLIGGARAEYL; this is encoded by the coding sequence ATGTTAAAAATAAAATCACAAATTGAAAAATCATTTGAATCATTAAAAGAACAATGTAATTTTGAAGAAGGAAACATTTTAGTAGTTGGTTGTAGTAGTAGTGAAATAATAGGTTCTAAAATAGGTACAAATTCCAGTTATGAAGTAGGAGAAACCGTTGCGAAAACATTATTAGATCTATGTGAAAAAAATAATATATATTTAGCTGCACAATGTTGTGAACATTTAAATAGGGCATTAGTAGTTGAAAAAGAGGTTGCAGAAAAATTTGGTTTTGAAATAGTAACTGTGGTTCCTAAACCAAAGGCCGGAGGTTCATTTGCAACAGCTGTTTATAGTCTGTTTAAAGAACCTGTTGTTGTAGAATATATTAAGGCGGATTATGGTATGGATATTGGTTTAACTATGATAGGAATGCATATGAAACATGTCTGTATACCTTTAAGACTTAATCCAAATACAATTGGAGAAACAATTGTAACAGGTGCTAAAATTAGACCGAAATTAATTGGTGGAGCAAGAGCTGAATATCTATAA
- a CDS encoding DNA-directed RNA polymerase subunit beta yields MHKEQYGITERVSYSRIQKVLDLPNLIAVQKNSYDWFLKEGLREVFDDISPISDYAGSLVLEFIDYYLEETPKYSEVEAKDRDANYSCPLKVKVRLINKETEEVKEQEVFMGDFPMMTNSGTFIINGAERVIVSQLVRSPGVYYGEEIDKSGNKLYSSTVIPNRGAWLEYDTDANGVISVRIDRTRKLPVTTLLRALIYPTDEEIIEALGDTKELRATLEKEVSNTREEALLEIYRKLKPGDPAAIESAEPLINNLFFDSRRYDLAKVGRYKFNKKLSLVDRIVGTHAAYDVVNEETGEILVSEGEFINNEIAKSIEDAGIYFLDVIKDENKVRVISNRFVDLDAFDIDFDISDLKLSEKVYYPKMKEILETYDNEKDIRNAIKENYNALSPIHITPQDILASISYEFNLFYGVGKVDDIDHLGNRRVRAVGELLQNQFRIGLSRMERVVKERMSTQDPDLATPQALINIRPVVASIKEFFGSSQLSQFMDQTNPLAELTHKRRMSALGPGGLSRDRAGAEVRDVHDTHYGRICPIETPEGPNIGLITSMTTYASLNEYGFLQTPYRKVENGVVTDQIDLLTADLEDTFIIAQANEPLDENGAFVNERVLGRGYNGENDIYPREKVDYMDVSPQQIVSVGTAMIPFLENDDATRALMGSNMQRQAVPLLKTDAPIIGTGIEHKAAKDSGVVVLSNCNGVVTKVASNEIHITRDEDKRVERYKVLKFKRSNQGTAFNQRPIVKVGDRVSVGDIIADGPSTENGEIALGKNILIAFMTWEGYNFEDAMLLNEKLVIDDVLTSLHIEEHESEARETKLGPEEITKDIPNVGEDMRKDLDDRGIIRIGAEVTSGDILVGKVTPKGETELSAEERLLRAIFGEKAREVRDTSLRVPHGETGIVVDVKVYTRANGDELSPGVNQVVRVYVATKRKIQVGDKMCGRHGNKGVVSRILPVEDMPYLDDGTPIQIVLNPLGVPSRMNLGQVLEVHLGLAAKKLGWKVATPVFDGASDKDIIEALEQAGYPGNGKVRVRDGRTGESFDNPVTVGYMYMLKLHHLVDEKIHARSTGPYSLVTQQPLGGKAQFGGQRFGEMEVWALEAYGASHTLQEILTVKSDDIVGRVKTYESIVKGENIPEPGVPESFKVLIKELQSLSLDVKLLNANHEQIFFKENDDEVMDFHSVENEFTKKEEIVNDIESDEYKSDTELGFSIIEKDESSLQQE; encoded by the coding sequence ATGCATAAAGAACAGTACGGAATTACAGAAAGAGTAAGTTATTCTCGTATTCAGAAAGTTCTAGATCTCCCTAATTTAATAGCAGTACAAAAGAATAGTTATGATTGGTTTTTAAAAGAAGGACTTAGAGAAGTTTTTGACGATATAAGTCCTATTTCTGACTATGCAGGTTCTTTAGTACTAGAATTTATTGACTATTATTTAGAGGAGACTCCTAAGTATTCTGAGGTAGAAGCTAAAGACAGGGATGCAAATTATTCTTGTCCCCTAAAAGTTAAGGTAAGGCTTATTAATAAGGAAACAGAAGAAGTAAAAGAGCAAGAAGTTTTCATGGGAGATTTTCCTATGATGACCAATAGTGGTACTTTTATTATAAACGGTGCTGAAAGAGTTATAGTAAGCCAGTTAGTTCGTTCTCCAGGTGTTTATTATGGAGAAGAAATAGATAAATCTGGAAATAAATTATATTCTTCCACAGTTATACCTAATAGAGGTGCATGGTTAGAGTATGATACAGATGCAAATGGGGTTATTAGTGTAAGAATAGACAGGACTAGAAAATTACCTGTTACTACTTTACTTAGAGCTTTAATATATCCTACAGACGAGGAAATAATAGAAGCTTTAGGGGATACGAAGGAATTAAGAGCGACTCTTGAAAAAGAGGTCTCAAATACAAGAGAAGAAGCCTTATTAGAAATATATAGAAAATTAAAACCAGGGGATCCAGCAGCAATAGAATCTGCAGAGCCTCTTATTAACAACCTATTTTTTGATAGTAGAAGATATGATTTAGCAAAAGTAGGTAGATATAAATTTAATAAAAAATTATCTTTAGTAGATAGAATAGTTGGAACACACGCTGCATATGATGTTGTTAATGAAGAAACCGGAGAAATATTGGTTTCTGAAGGCGAATTTATAAACAACGAAATTGCTAAAAGCATTGAAGATGCAGGTATTTACTTTTTAGATGTAATAAAAGATGAAAATAAAGTTAGAGTTATTAGTAATAGATTTGTAGATTTAGATGCATTTGATATTGATTTTGATATTTCTGATTTAAAATTATCAGAAAAAGTATATTATCCTAAGATGAAAGAAATTTTAGAAACTTATGATAACGAAAAAGATATTAGAAATGCAATTAAAGAAAATTACAATGCCTTAAGTCCAATTCATATTACTCCACAGGATATTCTTGCAAGTATTTCCTATGAATTCAATCTTTTCTACGGTGTAGGAAAAGTAGATGATATTGATCATTTAGGTAATAGAAGAGTTAGGGCAGTAGGAGAACTTTTACAAAATCAATTTAGAATAGGTCTTTCTAGAATGGAAAGAGTAGTAAAAGAAAGAATGTCTACACAAGATCCTGATTTAGCTACACCTCAGGCCTTAATAAATATAAGACCGGTAGTAGCATCTATAAAGGAATTCTTTGGTTCCAGTCAATTGTCTCAATTTATGGACCAAACAAATCCTTTAGCAGAACTTACCCATAAAAGAAGAATGTCTGCATTAGGACCAGGTGGACTTAGTAGAGATAGAGCCGGGGCGGAAGTCAGAGACGTCCACGATACTCATTATGGAAGAATTTGTCCAATAGAAACTCCAGAAGGACCAAACATTGGTCTTATTACTTCCATGACTACCTATGCTAGTTTAAATGAGTATGGATTTTTACAAACTCCTTATAGGAAAGTTGAAAATGGAGTTGTTACGGATCAAATTGACCTTTTAACTGCAGATCTTGAAGATACTTTTATAATAGCGCAGGCAAATGAGCCACTAGATGAAAATGGAGCATTTGTTAATGAAAGGGTATTAGGTCGTGGTTACAATGGAGAAAATGATATTTATCCTAGGGAAAAAGTTGACTATATGGACGTTAGTCCACAACAGATAGTTTCTGTAGGTACAGCTATGATTCCATTCTTGGAAAATGATGATGCTACACGTGCCCTTATGGGTTCTAATATGCAGAGACAAGCTGTTCCATTATTAAAAACAGATGCACCGATTATAGGAACCGGTATAGAACATAAAGCGGCTAAAGATTCAGGCGTTGTTGTATTGAGTAACTGTAATGGTGTTGTTACAAAAGTTGCAAGTAATGAAATTCATATAACTAGAGATGAAGATAAAAGAGTTGAAAGATATAAGGTCTTAAAGTTTAAAAGATCCAACCAAGGAACTGCATTTAATCAAAGGCCAATAGTTAAAGTAGGCGATAGAGTATCTGTTGGTGATATTATTGCAGATGGTCCAAGTACTGAAAATGGTGAAATAGCTTTAGGAAAAAATATTTTAATAGCATTTATGACTTGGGAAGGCTATAACTTCGAAGATGCTATGTTATTAAATGAAAAATTGGTTATTGATGATGTTTTAACATCACTTCATATTGAAGAACATGAAAGTGAAGCTAGGGAAACTAAATTAGGTCCAGAAGAAATAACTAAGGATATACCAAATGTTGGGGAAGATATGAGAAAAGATCTTGATGACAGAGGTATTATTAGAATAGGGGCTGAAGTTACTAGTGGTGATATTTTAGTTGGAAAGGTTACTCCTAAGGGAGAAACTGAATTATCAGCTGAAGAAAGACTATTAAGAGCAATATTTGGAGAAAAAGCTAGAGAAGTAAGGGATACTTCATTAAGAGTTCCCCATGGAGAAACTGGAATAGTAGTAGATGTTAAAGTATATACAAGAGCTAATGGAGATGAATTATCACCAGGTGTTAACCAAGTAGTTAGAGTTTATGTTGCTACAAAAAGAAAAATACAAGTTGGAGATAAAATGTGTGGACGTCATGGTAATAAAGGGGTAGTTTCAAGAATATTGCCTGTGGAAGATATGCCATATTTAGATGATGGAACTCCAATTCAAATTGTATTAAACCCATTAGGGGTACCTTCAAGAATGAACTTAGGACAGGTATTGGAAGTTCATTTAGGATTAGCAGCTAAGAAACTTGGATGGAAAGTTGCAACACCTGTATTTGATGGTGCTTCAGATAAAGATATTATTGAAGCTTTAGAACAAGCAGGATATCCAGGAAATGGAAAAGTAAGAGTTAGAGATGGAAGAACAGGAGAATCATTTGATAACCCAGTAACTGTAGGTTACATGTATATGTTAAAACTACATCATTTAGTAGATGAAAAAATACATGCTCGTTCTACAGGTCCATATTCTTTAGTTACACAACAACCACTTGGAGGTAAGGCTCAATTTGGTGGACAAAGATTTGGTGAAATGGAAGTTTGGGCTTTAGAAGCTTATGGAGCATCTCATACTTTACAAGAAATCTTAACTGTTAAATCAGATGATATAGTTGGTCGTGTTAAAACTTACGAATCAATAGTAAAGGGAGAAAATATTCCAGAGCCTGGTGTACCAGAATCATTTAAAGTTTTAATTAAAGAACTACAATCATTGTCTTTAGATGTGAAATTATTAAATGCTAATCATGAGCAAATTTTCTTTAAAGAAAATGATGATGAAGTAATGGACTTTCACAGTGTGGAAAATGAATTTACTAAGAAAGAAGAAATAGTAAATGATATAGAATCTGATGAATATAAATCAGATACCGAGTTAGGTTTTTCTATTATTGAAAAAGATGAAAGTAGCCTTCAACAAGAATAA
- the malQ gene encoding 4-alpha-glucanotransferase, with protein sequence MEEHINKNDEYNYKKVNKLRESGIIMHITSLPSKYGIGTFGKAAYDFVDFLKDANQKYWQVLPLGPTTYGDSPYQSYSSFAGNPYFIDFDILKDIGLLELEDYENVNFGHNEEEVDYSLIYNNKMDVLRKAFNRARKLNWDYSEFLEENKEWIYDYALFMALKEYFNGVSWINWDNDIKLREEKAVEHYREKLSKEMEFHYFLQLNFFKQYEELKKYANDNGIKIIGDLPIYVAPDSCDIWVDYRYFKVDENHEPITVGGCPPDDFTEDGQLWGNPVYNWKALRDDGYKWWIKRMKINMKLFDKIRIDHFRGFESFWEIPSDHETAKNGKWTKGPAEEFFGKLKEEIPNLDVIAEDLGYMTKEVTALREYTGFPGMKILQFAFSPYDESDYLPHNVERNWVMYTGTHDNETLTSWLENSPKETIDYAVDYLKLNKEEGYEWGLIRGVWSSVANLAIAQMQDFLCLGEFSRMNKPGTLGNWKWRVKSNMLTKDLADKIAGLTKLYSRNR encoded by the coding sequence ATGGAAGAGCATATTAACAAAAACGACGAATATAATTATAAAAAAGTAAACAAATTAAGAGAAAGTGGAATTATTATGCATATTACTTCACTTCCTTCGAAATATGGAATAGGAACTTTTGGTAAAGCTGCTTATGATTTTGTAGATTTTCTTAAAGATGCTAATCAAAAATATTGGCAAGTACTACCATTAGGACCAACTACCTATGGAGATAGTCCCTATCAATCATATTCATCTTTTGCCGGAAATCCGTATTTTATAGATTTTGATATTTTAAAAGATATAGGATTGTTAGAGTTAGAAGATTACGAAAATGTAAATTTTGGACATAATGAAGAGGAAGTGGATTATAGTTTAATATACAATAATAAAATGGATGTTCTAAGAAAAGCATTTAATAGGGCTAGGAAATTAAATTGGGACTATAGCGAGTTTTTAGAAGAGAACAAGGAATGGATTTATGACTATGCCTTATTTATGGCTTTAAAAGAATACTTTAATGGGGTTTCATGGATAAATTGGGATAATGACATAAAACTTAGAGAAGAAAAAGCAGTAGAACATTATAGGGAAAAGCTATCTAAGGAAATGGAATTTCATTATTTTCTTCAACTTAACTTCTTTAAACAATATGAAGAATTAAAAAAATATGCTAATGATAATGGAATAAAGATTATAGGTGATTTGCCAATCTATGTTGCACCTGATAGTTGTGATATTTGGGTAGATTATAGATATTTTAAAGTTGATGAAAACCATGAACCTATTACAGTAGGAGGTTGCCCTCCTGATGATTTTACAGAAGATGGACAATTGTGGGGTAATCCAGTCTATAATTGGAAAGCACTAAGAGATGATGGATATAAATGGTGGATTAAAAGAATGAAAATCAATATGAAATTATTTGATAAAATTCGTATTGATCATTTTAGGGGCTTTGAATCATTTTGGGAAATTCCATCAGATCATGAAACAGCAAAAAATGGTAAATGGACAAAGGGACCGGCAGAAGAATTTTTTGGTAAATTAAAAGAAGAGATACCAAATTTAGATGTAATTGCTGAAGATTTAGGGTATATGACAAAGGAAGTAACAGCTTTAAGAGAGTATACGGGATTTCCTGGAATGAAAATACTTCAATTTGCTTTTTCACCATATGACGAATCGGATTATTTACCACATAATGTTGAAAGAAACTGGGTTATGTACACTGGAACTCATGATAATGAGACCCTAACCTCTTGGTTAGAAAATTCCCCGAAAGAAACCATAGACTATGCTGTAGATTATTTAAAATTAAATAAAGAAGAAGGATATGAATGGGGCTTAATTCGTGGTGTATGGAGTTCAGTTGCAAATTTAGCTATTGCACAAATGCAAGATTTTCTTTGTTTAGGAGAATTTTCAAGGATGAACAAACCGGGAACTCTAGGAAATTGGAAGTGGAGAGTTAAGTCTAATATGTTAACAAAAGATTTAGCAGATAAAATAGCCGGTTTAACAAAATTATATAGTAGAAATAGATAA